One Elusimicrobiota bacterium genomic region harbors:
- the ispD gene encoding 2-C-methyl-D-erythritol 4-phosphate cytidylyltransferase, producing MRIAAVIVAAGRGKRFGSKKQFVLLQIDGKKQVLEITLSIFLKIQQIKEIVVVLPKEDLKRKFNFSTRVKIIAGGATRQHSVYNGLSALSADTDIVVIHDGVRPFISDKIIKDSISTARKSSACVAVVPVKDTVKIVKNGYVISTPERKNIFLAQTPQTFKYSLIMKAYKKAFEAKYFSTDDSALVEKLGKKVKVITGDYKNIKITTKQDIARK from the coding sequence ATGAGAATAGCCGCAGTTATAGTTGCAGCCGGAAGAGGTAAGAGGTTCGGTTCAAAAAAACAGTTTGTTCTGCTTCAGATAGACGGCAAAAAACAAGTATTGGAAATAACGCTCTCCATATTTTTAAAAATTCAACAGATAAAAGAAATAGTTGTTGTCTTGCCAAAAGAAGATTTAAAGCGAAAATTTAATTTTTCAACCCGTGTTAAAATTATTGCAGGGGGAGCAACAAGGCAGCACTCTGTGTATAACGGGTTATCAGCACTTTCGGCAGATACGGATATTGTTGTTATTCATGACGGGGTCCGTCCGTTCATATCAGATAAAATCATTAAAGACAGTATTTCAACAGCAAGAAAAAGCAGTGCTTGTGTTGCGGTTGTTCCGGTTAAAGATACGGTAAAAATTGTCAAAAATGGATATGTAATTTCTACTCCTGAAAGAAAAAATATTTTTCTTGCCCAAACACCGCAAACATTTAAATATTCGCTTATAATGAAAGCATATAAAAAGGCGTTTGAAGCTAAATATTTTTCGACTGATGATTCAGCACTTGTTGAAAAGTTAGGTAAAAAAGTAAAAGTTATAACAGGTGACTATAAAAATATAAAGATAACAACCAAACAAGATATCGCTCGCAAGTAA
- a CDS encoding PIN domain nuclease — protein MFIWLIRSFIIIAGPIVGWFQISKDAKGILIGVGTALVVIFVEIIIEMIPLDSIVAGCLGAILGLITAKLLDYSVYLMEDVKLDAFMKTYSIFIKIILAYLGFIIAIRKKEELSLLDKDIHLSSKKRQDDLKILDTSAIIDGRILDVVETNFISGIIVVPEFIVSELQTLADSADSIKRQRGRRGLELLGKIRQNQKVVVKIFEKDYPEIKQTDAKVLKLAEDLKAKIITTDFNLNKVASVHGVAVLNINELAGVVKPVLLPGETLNIYLMKEGKEKKQAIAYLDDGTMIVVENGRGFLGKKVDVVVSNVLQTSTGRMIFANFKEEAER, from the coding sequence ATGTTTATTTGGTTAATTAGATCGTTTATTATTATCGCAGGACCTATTGTCGGCTGGTTCCAGATTTCAAAAGATGCAAAAGGAATTTTAATAGGAGTTGGTACGGCATTAGTTGTTATTTTTGTGGAAATTATTATTGAAATGATACCGCTTGACTCAATTGTCGCGGGCTGTCTCGGTGCAATTCTTGGATTGATTACTGCAAAACTTCTAGATTATTCAGTTTATTTGATGGAAGATGTAAAATTAGATGCATTTATGAAAACATATTCTATTTTTATAAAAATAATTCTTGCATATTTAGGTTTTATAATTGCAATAAGAAAAAAAGAAGAGCTTTCTTTGTTAGATAAGGATATACATCTATCATCTAAAAAAAGGCAGGATGATTTAAAAATATTAGACACATCGGCAATTATTGACGGGAGAATTTTAGATGTTGTAGAGACAAATTTTATTTCAGGGATAATTGTAGTTCCTGAATTTATAGTTTCAGAGTTGCAAACATTAGCGGATTCAGCAGATTCAATAAAGAGGCAGCGCGGGCGGCGGGGACTTGAGTTGCTTGGTAAAATCCGGCAAAATCAAAAAGTAGTTGTAAAGATTTTTGAAAAAGATTATCCTGAGATAAAACAAACAGATGCAAAAGTGCTGAAACTAGCCGAGGACCTGAAAGCAAAAATTATCACAACCGATTTTAATCTTAATAAGGTTGCTTCTGTACATGGTGTTGCGGTGTTGAATATTAATGAATTGGCGGGAGTTGTGAAGCCTGTACTGCTTCCGGGTGAAACACTTAATATTTACCTTATGAAGGAAGGAAAAGAAAAAAAACAGGCAATTGCATATTTGGATGACGGGACTATGATTGTTGTTGAAAATGGTCGGGGATTTCTTGGTAAAAAAGTTGACGTTGTTGTGTCAAATGTTTTGCAGACATCAACCGGGAGAATGATTTTTGCCAATTTCAAGGAAGAGGCGGAAAGATAA